The stretch of DNA AGTGGCGATTCGTTGAACTGATACAGGGTTTCTGCCGGCGCGGAGGCAATCCGGGCCGACGGCTCTTCGATAAGGCTGGTGGCGACTGACATCTCTCGACCCCTCAATACGCTATGGATAGTGACCAAAACAGCACACCGCACAGGTGCGCGTTCCGGTCGCGGGGCGCACATGCAGGTTTTCCTGTTCTGGAAACGCTTAAGCGGGGCGAGGATTTAGACCCTTGATCGAGTTGTCAGTCGGGCAATGGCAACGGTTTGTGCATCGCCACGCGCTGCAAGCCCTGATCGATGAAGGTTGGCGCCGATTCGCGGTAGCCCAGATGCCGATAAAAAGCCGCACCGGTGCGTGTACTGACGATGCTCACCTGCGGCACTGCGCGAATCCGCAACCAGCCTTCCAGGTCCATCATCAGCGCCCGCCCCGCGCCACGGCGAAACCATTCCGGTTGCACATGACAAAAACCGATGTCCCCGCTGGCCGTGGCCATCCCGACACCTACCGGTTTGTCCTGTAACAACGCGATATTCAGGTAGCAATGCGAGTCGGCAAGCCGAGCGCTGATGAAGTCGGAGGATTGCCGGGCGATCCAGCGGTTGACCAATTGTGGGTCATTGCGATGTTCGAGCGCACAACCGAGACGGATCGAACGCTCGATGATGCGGCTGATGATGCCGGCGTCGGCGGGTTTCGCCGGGCAGATACAGATTGCTGCTTCCATGCTGCGGTCCCTCAATCCATTGAGTCAGAGCAGTCCCGACCATAACGCCGGGACTGGCGAATGACTAATGCACAGACGTTACATTTGATGTGCCACACCCACGGATCCACTTTAGGAGTGAGCCTGCTCGCGATAGCGTCGTGCCGGTCGACATCTTCATCGGCTGAATCACCGCTATCGCGAGCAGGCTCACTCCTACAGGATTTGTGGTGTTACATGGACTGCAGCGGCATGGTCAGCTCGACGCGCAGCCCATCCGGGCGGCTGTCGAAATGCAGAGTGCAGGCGCAACGCTGGACGATGGCCTGGACAATCGCCAGGCCGAGGCCGCAGCCGGTGCTCTGGCCGTTGCGCCAGAAGCGTTGGGTCAGGTGCTGCAGATCTTCTGCGGCAATCCCCGGGCCATGGTCGCGCACCACAAAATGTGCGCGCTGACCGACGGTTTCCAGACTCAGCTCCACCTCAGCGTCCGCCGGGGTATGGCGCAGGGCGTTGTCGAGCAGATTGCGCAGCGCGGCAATCGACAGCACCGCCGGCATTTGCACCGGCGCGCTGGACAGCGGCGTCGGCAATTGCAGTTTGATGCGCTGGCGCTCGCCACCGGCCGCATCCTGCATCGCCAGTTTCGCCACCTGCTCGGCGCTGCACTGCACGCCATCGTCAAACGACAGGCTGCCCTCGACCCGCGCCAGCAACAACAGTTGCTCCAACGTGCGGTGCATGCGGTCGGCGCCCTCTTCGGCCCGGGCCAGCGACTGATCGCGGGCACTGCCCTCGGTCATGCGCGCCACTTGCAGGTGGGTCTTGATCGCCGTCAGCGGGCTGCGCAGTTCATGGGCGGCGTCACCGGTCAGCCGGCGTTCACGTTCGATGGTCTTGCCGATGCGCTGAAACAACTGGTTCTGGGTGTCGAGCAGCGGTTTCAGTTCGCTGGGAAACGACTGCAGTTGCAGCGGCTCCAGCGAGTCGGCGTTACGCCGCATCAAGGCTTCGCGCAGCCGATTGAGCGGTGCCAGGCCCTGACCGATGCCCAGCCACAACAGGCACAGACAACCGAGCAACGCCACGCCGACCGGCACCGAGGCCGCCAGCAGAATCGACATGTTCAGGGCTTCGCGTTCGATCTGCCGGTCGGCGGTGGTGATGCGCACGTCACCGCGCGCGAGGGTGAAACTGCGCCACGGTGCGCCGTCGATCATTTGGTCGTGGAAGCCCATTTTCTCGGCTTCCAGGGTTTGCTCGGGACTGCTGTGGCTGCGGGCCAGAATCTCCCCGCGCAACGAACTGACCTGACAGGCCATGCCACCGGGAATGTTCAACTGTTCGGCACTGAAATGCGTGCCTTCGCCCTTGCTCGGCAACGCCGGCAGTTGCTCGAGCAACCCGGCGACCATGCGCGCCGACGCCACCAGCCGCTGGTCGAGGGAAAACATCATCTGATTGCGCAAGTCGCTGAGCATCCAGGCCGCAGCCAAAGCCCAGATCAGGGCGAACGCGGCGCCGAGGGTCAGACTCAGGCGCAGACGCAGACTCATCACTTCTGTGGCTCTCCACCATCGGCCGGCCCGAGGCGATAACCCAGACCGCGCACGGTTTCAACAATTCCCTTGCCGAGCTTGCTGCGCAGGTGATGGATATGCACGTTCAGGGCGTTGCTCTCCAGTTCGTCATTGAAGCCATAGACGCTGTCTTTCAATTGCTCGGTGGACAGCACCCGGCCACGGTTGTGCAGCAGCGCCTGCAACAACGATTGCTCGCGCCGCGACAGGTCCACCGGTTGCCCGGCGAGCATCGTTTCACGGCTGCTCGGATCGTAGGTCAGTGCGCCGTGTTCGATCAGGTTGACGCTGCGTCCGGCAACCCGGCGCAACAAGGTTTGCAGACGAGCGAACAGTTCGCGCAGATCGAACGGTTTGAGCAGGTAATCGTCAGCCCCCGCCTGCAAACCATCGACCCGGTCAGTCACCGAGTCCCGCGCGGTCAGAATCAGCACCGGAATTTCCAGGCCCTGCTGCCGTAACTGTTGCAGCAACTTGAGGCCATCTTCGTCGGGCAGGCCAAGATCGAGCACCATCACGTCGAATTCGGCGACCTTGAGCATCGCCCGCGCTTTCGAAGCCGTATTGACGTGTTCGACGGTCAGGCCTTGAGCGGTGAGGCCAGCGACGATGCCACTGGCGATCAACTCATCGTCTTCGCAAACCAGTACGTGCATGTGAGCTCCATGAGCAAAAACGCGATTCAAGCAACCGAAGATTAAGCCGCAATTATGCCAAGTGTACCAACTCACGAGAAGCGCGATGCGACGCTGCACACGGTAGCAGCCTGCCAGGCAAATAGCCCGGGCGCCTGCCCGCCTGCCAGTCTTATTAACAATAGCGACGACGCAACTTTCAAATTGAAACACACCGGGCATATTAAAAAACAAACTTAACAACTAGCATCAACCCGACCAAACAATCAAAGGCAAACAAAAACCAACAGACCGACAATCAAACCAGAGAACAAAAACACAGCAACTCATTAATACTTCACCCCATCGCATCGCGTGCACCCTGAACAAACCAGGTCGCACGCGATCAGCAACAACTCTTTCTCAAAACAACCATTCAAAGGATTGAACAATGTCTCGCTTAGGAAATGTCGTCACGGTTGACTGGCGCTCTGGCAAAGACCAGATCTACTTCTTCTTCAAGGACTACAACATTTATTCACGCTTCAGCATCCCTGACAATGAAGTACCCAGAAACTACCCGCGGGAGGTATCCGGTAACTGGAGCAACTTCCATAACGCCTACGATCTGCGTTTTGGCTTCACCACCACTGGATTCGACACTGAAGAATTTGACGGTGACATTTTGTGGCTGTTCCATTACCACGAGGATCGATTCACTCCCTGCGTCAGCAAATATGATCAGGACAATGATCACTGCATCAGCACTGTTCCAGTTAGTGAATCACGATGGAAACAACTGACGCCCTACTTCGACCGGATCGTTGCCGGCACATGGTGGCAAACCATTCCGGGGCGAGCGCACTTGTTCCGCTTCCTGCTGGACAATGGAAAGGCGCTCAAGCTTGATTTCGGCTATGAAACACTTATCGAAGAACCCATTGATGATGAAACATGGCCAGGGTTGGCCAAGTATCAAGACCGGATCATGACCGCTGCGCAAAACGATCGTACTTTTGCCGACAGTTACTGGTATCTGTTTTTGAATAAGGATGAATATATCCGCTACAACATCCAGGAAAACCGTGTTGTATCCGAACCGATAAAAATCGATAACGAAAGCTGGCCCGGACTGTTGCGCTATTGAAAATTCGCGACCTGAAACACACAGACGATCAGGTTCAAGCCACCACCATGCCAGGACCACAACCGACTTGACAGAGGTACCCACGCTGTCCCACACAAACTAGAAACAGCTAACAAATTACAAAAAAGCAGACATAAAACACACGACTTTTACAAACACAAAACAAACATTCAAAAAACCGAAAAAACAATGGAAGAATCGTATAAATGAGCATTACAAAAAACTTCGTTGCTGTTGACTGGCGCACCGGCCACGACCGCATTTATTTCTTTTTCCCCGAGAAAAACAACTATTCCCGTTTCGACTTCGAGGATGACAAAGTACTTTCCGGTTTCCCCAAGCCGGTGGATGGCAAATGGGCAGGCTTCGACAAGACTGCTGCCGACTTGCGCTTTGGCTTTACCACGACGAGCGCCAGTTGGAACGGCGGTGTCGACACGCTCTGGCTGTTCTACGACGAAGGAGCAACGCCATCCGTTTGTGAGTTCAGCCAACAAGCCGACAAGGCGCTCTCCAAAACCCCCATCGCAAAATCAAAGTGGGAAAAACTATTGCCTTACTACTACAAAATAGTTGGCGTAATGTGGAGTGAAAACACTGCACAAAGGGAGAGCTACTGGTTATTGTTGAATGACGGAAATTACCTGATCTACGAAACATACTCCAACACCTTGGAAGTACTACCTCTAAAAGGTTCGTCCTGGGCACCACTGGAAGAATATAAAGACAAAATGATGACGGCCGTCACCAACGACTACCCGACACTTGATACTTACTTTTACGTTTTCCTGAACGACAACCGCTACCTGCGTTATGAGCAGGGCGCGAAAAAAGTATTTGGCCCGTATACAATCTCCGAATCCACCTGGCCCGGGCTGCTGAAGGACTGAGCCACTCGCAGGCACCAGTGAATCGGCGTCGGGTCGCCCATCCGACATCGTGCGGGGCGGTTAATCATCGGTTAATCGCCACCCGCCACTGTGCACCACACTTGCACAGGGACAAGGCTCCTCCATGCGTCATTTTTTTCTTTTCTTTGCACTGTTGATCTCCGGCCTGGCACAGGCGGGAAATAATCCATTCGAGACCAAACCGGAGTTTTTGCCGGTCGACAAAGCATTCGTGCTCACCTCCGAACGCCTGGAGTCCGGGGAAACCCAGCTGTTCTGGCAAATCACCGACGGCTACTACCTGTATCAGAAACGCCTGAAATTCGACGGTCTGAAGGCTGAACAACAGCCGGTTCTGCCCGAGGGCGAGTCCCACAGTGACGAATTCTTCGGTGAACAACCGGTATACCGCCAGGGGCTGGAGGTGAAAGTCCCGGCCTCGGCCAGCGGTCAGATCAAGGTCAGTTACCAGGGCTGCGCCGATGCTGGCTTGTGCTATCCGCCACAAACCCGGGTCATCGATCTGGGTGGCAAAGCGACGCCGTCAAGCAGCGCTGAAGCGCCGGACCAAGCCCTGGCCAGCGGTCTTGAGCAACGCGCGCTGGGCTGGAGCCTGCTGGTGTTCTTCGGCCTGGGCCTGCTGCTGGCGTTTACTCCATGTTCACTGCCGATGCTACCGATTCTGGCGGGGATGATTGTCGGCAGTGGTGCCACGCCACGCCGTGGTTTCGCTCTGGCCAGCAGCTATGTGATCTGCATGGCGCTGGTGTATGCGGCGATGGGGGTGATCGCGTCTCTGCTCGGCGCCAACTTGCAGGCATGGCTGCAAAATCCATGGCTGCTCGGTGCGTTTGCGGCGGTGTTCGTGGTGCTGGCGTTGCCAATGTTCGGTTTCTTCGAATTGCAATTGCCGGTGGCCTTGCGAGATCGCCTCGAACACGCCTCGCGCAGCCGCAACGGCGGCAGCCTGATCGGTGCCGGGGTGCTCGGCGCGCTGTCGGGGCTGCTGGTCGGCCCGTGCATGACCGCGCCGCTGGCCGGCGCCTTGCTGTACATCGCCCAGAGCGGCAATGCGTTGCACGGCGGGCTGATTCTGTTCGCGCTGGGCATCGGCATTGGAGTGCCGTTGTTACTGCTGGTGACCGTCGGCAACCGCTTCCTGCCAAAACCCGGGGCGTGGATGAACCTGCTCAAGGGCATCTTCGGCTTCCTGTTCCTGGCGACAGCGCTGCTGATGTTGCGTCCGGTACTGGACTCCTCGCTGTGGCTGGGCCTGTGCGGCGCGCTGCTGCTGATTGCGGCGTTCTGCGCCTGGAAGCAATCGGAAGGCTTCGGGCGCGTCGCCCAGGTGTTCGGCGCCAGTTCTTTGTTGCTCGGTCTGTGGGGCAGCCTGCTGCTGATCGGTGCCGCCGGTGGCGGTGATGACCCTTATCAGCCGCTGCAGGTGTACAGCGCCGGCCGTGTTGCCAGCGCTACGCCAAGCGGGCATGACGCATTCACCACGATCAAGAACCCGGCAGCGCTGCAACGTGAACTGGATACCGCCAGGGCCAGGGGTCAGTGGGTATTGCTCGATTACTACGCCGACTGGTGCGTGTCGTGCAAAGTCATGGAGAAACAAGTGTTCGGCAAGGACAAGATCATGCAGGCACTCGGCGATGTGCGTCTGCTGCGCCTTGATGTCACCGCCGACAATGCCGCCAGCCGCGAGCTGCTCGGCCGCTACAAAGTCCCGGGGCCACCGAGTTTTGTCTGGATCGGCACTGACGGCGAAGAGCGGCGTAGCCAGCGCATCACCGGTGAGGTTGATGCCGATACGTTCCTGCAACGCTGGACCACCACCCGAGACGCCAATTAATGCTGACGTTTACCCTCGGCACCTTTGCCATCGCGCTTAACCACCTGCTGCTGATCAGTGCCCTGGCGCTGGCGACCTTTGTCGGCTGGCGGGTGGCCAAGCGTGGCGGCGATAACCCCGAGTCGGCGCTGTTCAGTCTGTTTCTGCTCGGCATGCTCGCGGCACGCGTGGCGTTTGTCGCGCTGTATTGGGGCCACTATCGCAACGATCCGTGGCAGATCATCGACCTGCGCGATGGCGGTTTTCTCGCCTGGCCGGGGGTGATCGTGCTGTTGCTGGCGGCGTTGTATCGTGGCTGGCGCCGCCCGGGCCTGCGCCGGCCACTGGGTTTTGGCGTGGCCAGCGGTGTGCTGTTCTGGCTGCTGGCGACCCTGTCGTTGAATATCTACGAACAAGGCACGCGCCTGCCGGAAATCACCCTGCGCAACGCCGCCGGGGAGACCATCCAGCTCAGCGATTATCAGGGCGGTCCGCTGGTGATCAACCTGTGGGCGACCTGGTGCCCACCGTGCCGGCGCGAAATGCCGGTGCTGGAAAACGCCCAGCAACAACGCCCGGACCTGACCTTTCTGTTCGTCAATCAGGCCGAGAGCATGCAAAGCGTTGCCACCTTTCTCGAAACCCAGGGCCTGAGCCTGAACAACGTACTGTTCGACCGCAGCGGCCGACTCGGTCAGGCCGTGGGCTCCATGGCGTTGCCGACTACGCTGTTCTATAGCCCTGACGGACGACTGTTGACCAGCCATCTGGGCGAGCTGTCGAACGCCAGTCTGGCCCGCGCCCTGGAAAACTTCGACAGTCCGAATCCATCCGCCGCACCGGCCACCTCTGCAAGGAAACTGCCATGCCCCGCCTCCGCCACCTGCTGACGCTGACTCTGGGCACTGCCCTGCTGCACCTGCCGTCGGTACAGGCCGCCGAAGAATTGCCCGCCGCGATCAAGCAGATCGAAGCCAAGGGCGCAAAAATCGTCGGCCAGTTCGACGCCCCGGACGGCTTGCGCGGTTACGCGGCGCAGTACCAGAACCGTGGCATGGCGTTGTACCTGACGCCGGACGGCCAACACGTGTTGCTGGGCAATCTGTATGACGCCGACGGCAAGGACTTGAGCAGCGAGCCGTTGCAGAAACTGGTTTACGCACCGATGACCAAGGAAATCTGGGGCAAGTTCGAAGCCAGCAACTGGATTCAGGACGGCAACAAGGATGCACCGCGCACCGTGTACCTGTTCAGCGATCCGAATTGCCCGTACTGCAACATGTTCTGGGAGCAGGCGCGGCCGTGGGTCAAGGCCGGCAAGGTGCAGTTGCGGCACATCATGGTCGGGATCATCCGCGAAGACAGTCCGGCGAAATCCGCCGCGCTGCTGGCAGCGAAGGATCCGGCCAAAGCCCTGGAAGAACACGAGAAGGCTGGCAAGGAAAGTTCGCTCAAGCCATTGAAGAACATTCCACCGGCCGTGCAGGCCAAACTGGCGGCCAACATGCAGTTGATGGAAGACCTGGAGTTGCAGGCGACTCCGGCGATTTTCTACATGGACGACAAGGGTGAGCTGCAACAGCAGCAAGGCGCGCCGTCGCCGGAGAAGCTGGCGAAGATTCTTGGGCCTAAGTAACGTCGGATTCTTTATTGTCTGAAGCGGCCTCTTCGCGAGCAGGCTCTCTCCCACACTTGGTTCTGTATACGCAGAACCATAGTGGCAGCGAGCTTGTTTGCGGGGCAGCGTTCCAGCAAAGAACGATTACTCGGTGCGCCGGTGGCGCTCGCTGAGGAAGGTAAACAACACCTCGGTGACAAACTCCGGGTTCTCCAGACTGGAGATATGCCCCGCCTCCGGCACCAGCACCCACGGACAACCGATCAGCTCGGCCATTTCCTTTGCCTCTGACGGCGGTCGCGGTTTGTCCTGATCACCGCACACAACCAGCGTGGTCGCGGCATTCAACTCGCCCAGACGCGGCAACCGATCATCCCGACTGAACGTGATACGCCCCATCGGCACGATGCTGTCGCGCAGGCGATCAGTGGTGTACGCCGCCAGTTTGGCGCGCAAGCCCTGATACAGCGCCGACTGCGGGTCGATGCCCGGGCGGAAGAAGATCGGCACCACGATGTCCAGTAGCGGCTCGGAGATCTCGCCGCTGTCCTCGATCTGCTTGAACAGCGAGAAGTAGTACTGGCGGGTAGGCTCAGGTTCCACGCCGACGTAAGTGTCCATCAGCACCAGGCCATTGATCCGCTGCGGCGCCGACAACGCCAGGCGCACGCCCCACATGCCGCCGACCGACAGTCCGACCAGAGTGACCTGATCGATACCCAGATGATCGAGCAAGGCCTGCGCCTGACGGGCGATGTCATCCAGTGATGCCGTGCCTTCAGGTAACCGTCCCGACTCACCATGGCCCCAAAGGTCCAGCGCAATCACCCGATAGTGCGGCGCCAGCGCAGCGATCTGCGGCGCCCACATGGCGCTGTCCCACAGATAACTGCCAGCCAGCAGCACGGCCGGGCCGCTGCCTTGATCAATGTAGTGCAGCGCTTGTCCGTCAACCGTGAAGAAAGGCATCGACCACCCCCGCGATGAAAAAGAGAACCGGCAGACTGAGCTGCCGGTTCTGGATCGTCAACCGTGTAAATGTCTGAAAATGTGCCGCCCCCAATCGCGAGCAGGCTCACTCCTACAGGGGAATGCAATCCCATTGTAGGAGCGAGCCTGCTCGCGATGAGGCCGCAACCGTTGACGGAGATTACAAGCCTTCCAGTTCCGCCATCAGATCATTCAACCGATCCGCCTTGTCCTCGGTGATGTCGCTGGCCGCCAAGCCCTCAATGTACTCGGCCAGTTCCTGCACCGTGCTGCACTCGAACATCGCCCGCAGCGGCACGTCGCGTTGCAGGGTTGTCTGTACCCGCGAGGCGATCTGCGTGGCGAGCAACGAGTGACCACCCAACTCGAAGAAGTTGTCGCGCACACCGACCTTGTCGACCTTGAGCACCTCGGCCCAGATGTCCGCCAGGGTCTGCTCCAGCTCGTTGCGCGGGGCCAGGTAATCCTGGCTCTGCAACTGGCCGATCTCCAGCGTCGGCAGGGCCTTGCGGTCGAGTTTGCCGTTGGCGTTGTGCGGCAACTGATCCAGCCACAGCCAGTGCAGCGGCACCATGTACTCAGGCAGTTCGCTGCGCAGGCGTTGCTTGATCCGCTCCAGGCGTTCGCTCGGATTCAGCGCGGTGTCGGCCGCGACGAGGTAGCCGACCAAGTGCTTGCCATTGACCCCTTCCTGCACGCCGACCGCCGCATCGCGGACTTCCGGTTGCTCGTGCAGACGCGCCTCGATTTCGCCCAGTTCGATGCGGTAACCGCGAATCTTCACCTGA from Pseudomonas sp. P8_229 encodes:
- a CDS encoding GNAT family N-acetyltransferase, translated to MEAAICICPAKPADAGIISRIIERSIRLGCALEHRNDPQLVNRWIARQSSDFISARLADSHCYLNIALLQDKPVGVGMATASGDIGFCHVQPEWFRRGAGRALMMDLEGWLRIRAVPQVSIVSTRTGAAFYRHLGYRESAPTFIDQGLQRVAMHKPLPLPD
- a CDS encoding ATP-binding protein, which translates into the protein MSLRLRLSLTLGAAFALIWALAAAWMLSDLRNQMMFSLDQRLVASARMVAGLLEQLPALPSKGEGTHFSAEQLNIPGGMACQVSSLRGEILARSHSSPEQTLEAEKMGFHDQMIDGAPWRSFTLARGDVRITTADRQIEREALNMSILLAASVPVGVALLGCLCLLWLGIGQGLAPLNRLREALMRRNADSLEPLQLQSFPSELKPLLDTQNQLFQRIGKTIERERRLTGDAAHELRSPLTAIKTHLQVARMTEGSARDQSLARAEEGADRMHRTLEQLLLLARVEGSLSFDDGVQCSAEQVAKLAMQDAAGGERQRIKLQLPTPLSSAPVQMPAVLSIAALRNLLDNALRHTPADAEVELSLETVGQRAHFVVRDHGPGIAAEDLQHLTQRFWRNGQSTGCGLGLAIVQAIVQRCACTLHFDSRPDGLRVELTMPLQSM
- a CDS encoding response regulator; protein product: MHVLVCEDDELIASGIVAGLTAQGLTVEHVNTASKARAMLKVAEFDVMVLDLGLPDEDGLKLLQQLRQQGLEIPVLILTARDSVTDRVDGLQAGADDYLLKPFDLRELFARLQTLLRRVAGRSVNLIEHGALTYDPSSRETMLAGQPVDLSRREQSLLQALLHNRGRVLSTEQLKDSVYGFNDELESNALNVHIHHLRSKLGKGIVETVRGLGYRLGPADGGEPQK
- the dsbD gene encoding protein-disulfide reductase DsbD; the encoded protein is MRHFFLFFALLISGLAQAGNNPFETKPEFLPVDKAFVLTSERLESGETQLFWQITDGYYLYQKRLKFDGLKAEQQPVLPEGESHSDEFFGEQPVYRQGLEVKVPASASGQIKVSYQGCADAGLCYPPQTRVIDLGGKATPSSSAEAPDQALASGLEQRALGWSLLVFFGLGLLLAFTPCSLPMLPILAGMIVGSGATPRRGFALASSYVICMALVYAAMGVIASLLGANLQAWLQNPWLLGAFAAVFVVLALPMFGFFELQLPVALRDRLEHASRSRNGGSLIGAGVLGALSGLLVGPCMTAPLAGALLYIAQSGNALHGGLILFALGIGIGVPLLLLVTVGNRFLPKPGAWMNLLKGIFGFLFLATALLMLRPVLDSSLWLGLCGALLLIAAFCAWKQSEGFGRVAQVFGASSLLLGLWGSLLLIGAAGGGDDPYQPLQVYSAGRVASATPSGHDAFTTIKNPAALQRELDTARARGQWVLLDYYADWCVSCKVMEKQVFGKDKIMQALGDVRLLRLDVTADNAASRELLGRYKVPGPPSFVWIGTDGEERRSQRITGEVDADTFLQRWTTTRDAN
- a CDS encoding TlpA disulfide reductase family protein; the encoded protein is MLTFTLGTFAIALNHLLLISALALATFVGWRVAKRGGDNPESALFSLFLLGMLAARVAFVALYWGHYRNDPWQIIDLRDGGFLAWPGVIVLLLAALYRGWRRPGLRRPLGFGVASGVLFWLLATLSLNIYEQGTRLPEITLRNAAGETIQLSDYQGGPLVINLWATWCPPCRREMPVLENAQQQRPDLTFLFVNQAESMQSVATFLETQGLSLNNVLFDRSGRLGQAVGSMALPTTLFYSPDGRLLTSHLGELSNASLARALENFDSPNPSAAPATSARKLPCPASATC
- the dsbG gene encoding thiol:disulfide interchange protein DsbG, whose product is MPRLRHLLTLTLGTALLHLPSVQAAEELPAAIKQIEAKGAKIVGQFDAPDGLRGYAAQYQNRGMALYLTPDGQHVLLGNLYDADGKDLSSEPLQKLVYAPMTKEIWGKFEASNWIQDGNKDAPRTVYLFSDPNCPYCNMFWEQARPWVKAGKVQLRHIMVGIIREDSPAKSAALLAAKDPAKALEEHEKAGKESSLKPLKNIPPAVQAKLAANMQLMEDLELQATPAIFYMDDKGELQQQQGAPSPEKLAKILGPK
- a CDS encoding alpha/beta fold hydrolase, which translates into the protein MPFFTVDGQALHYIDQGSGPAVLLAGSYLWDSAMWAPQIAALAPHYRVIALDLWGHGESGRLPEGTASLDDIARQAQALLDHLGIDQVTLVGLSVGGMWGVRLALSAPQRINGLVLMDTYVGVEPEPTRQYYFSLFKQIEDSGEISEPLLDIVVPIFFRPGIDPQSALYQGLRAKLAAYTTDRLRDSIVPMGRITFSRDDRLPRLGELNAATTLVVCGDQDKPRPPSEAKEMAELIGCPWVLVPEAGHISSLENPEFVTEVLFTFLSERHRRTE